The Bacteroidota bacterium genome window below encodes:
- a CDS encoding transposase has translation MILEIGKYYHFYNRSENQEVVFKENENYQFFLEHYKQYTQQHLSTIAYCLMPTHFHFLVKVTSNDVATLKTHIAALLSSYTKSLNRSIERHGSLFQTHSKAKEIDDENYLPTLMSYIHQNPFRAGLVKHIEEWPYSSYRDYAGLRNDPLVDQSYFRQSFPTPESFKKYSEELVMIVKYKYWI, from the coding sequence ATGATTCTTGAAATTGGAAAGTATTATCATTTTTACAACCGCTCAGAAAATCAGGAAGTCGTTTTTAAGGAAAACGAAAATTATCAGTTCTTCCTGGAACATTATAAACAATACACTCAGCAACATCTCTCAACCATTGCATATTGTTTAATGCCCACGCATTTTCATTTTCTTGTGAAAGTGACAAGCAACGACGTTGCCACCTTAAAAACACACATCGCCGCATTGTTAAGCAGTTACACAAAATCTCTCAATCGATCGATTGAACGCCACGGAAGTTTATTTCAGACACATTCCAAAGCAAAAGAAATTGATGATGAGAATTATCTCCCCACACTTATGTCCTATATCCACCAGAATCCTTTTCGAGCAGGATTGGTGAAACATATTGAAGAGTGGCCATACTCCAGTTATCGTGATTATGCGGGATTACGGAATGATCCACTTGTGGATCAATCGTACTTCCGTCAATCCTTCCCTACTCCGGAGAGCTTCAAAAAATATTCCGAAGAGCTTGTAATGATTGTGAAGTATAAGTACTGGATTTAA